The following is a genomic window from Verrucosispora sp. WMMD573.
GCCCGGTCCGCCCCCGTGGCGATCGGATACGTGGCCACCCCGAGCATCCGCTTGGCCTGGTCGTAGTGGGGGGCCAGTTCGGCCCGCCAGTCGGTGAGGTGCCGCCACTGCGGGTCGTCGTAGAAGGCGTCCAGGGGTTCGTAGAGAGTGTTGGCGTACACCAGCGAGCCTCCACCGACGCCGGCTCCGGAGAGCACCAGCACGCCGCCGCCGGCTCGTCGGTGGGCAGCCCGAAGCAGGGTGATGCGCTGGAGGCCGAAACAACCCAGCCGCGGCGCCCACAGGAAGCGACGCAGCCGCCACGAGGTCTGTGGGAACTCGTCGTCGGCGAACCGCCGGCCCGCCTCCAGTACGCCGACCGAGTAGCCCTTCTCGGCCAGCCGCAGAGCGGCGACGCTGCCGCCGAAGCCCGACCCGATGACCACCACGTCGTACCGCATGGACGCATCATTACTTGTGAGTAGATCTCGCGCCAGGCCCTGTTTCCACGCGATCATGCTCCGCACCACGTCGGTCTCGCCCGATCGGGACGCAACCATGAGCCCGGTTCAACGCGTTGGACCGATATCGACCCAGGGCGGGTGTCGAAGTCCTCCGTCGAGCCGAGGCGGCGGCGCAGGCGGCGGCGCAGGCGGCGGCGCAGGCGGCGGCGCAGGCGGCGGCGCAGGCGGCGGCGCAGGCGGCCAGGATTCGACAGACGCGCTAAGGAGGCGGGGGATGATGCTCGGAGCAGACCGGAGACGGTTGACGTTTGTGCTGGCCGGTCTGGTCACGCTGGTGGTGGTCGCGGTGATCGGCGTGGTGGTGGCGCGTACCGGTAGCGACGACCGCCGGACGCCGACCGCCGCCACCGGCGGCCCGAGCGGGTCGCCCAGCCCGAGCCCCACCCCGAGCCCGAGTCCGCCACCGGGCGCCGACATCACCGGCCCGCTCAACCTGCTGCTGGTGGGGGTGGACACCCGGGTGAGCGTGCCCGACTGGGAGCCGCACGCCGACGCCGTACTCGTGCTGCACGTGCCGGCGGGGCTGTCCAAGGCGTACCTTTTCTCTCTCCCCCGCGACCTGGTGGTGGACATCCCGGCCTACAAGCCCGCCGGCTACCCGGGTGGGCGGACCAAGCTCACCCACGCGATGAGCTACGGCAGTCGGGTAGCGGACCGTCCCAAGCGGCCCGACCCCGCCCAGGGGTACGAGTTGCTGCGCCGCACCGTAAGCGACTACACCGGCCTGCGCATCGACGCGGGCGCGGTGCTCACCTTCGGCGGCTTCGACGAGTTGGTGGACAGTTTGGGTGGCGTGGACATCCGCGTCGACCAGCGGGTCGTGTCGCGGCACCGGCAACCCGACGGCAAGCACCGGAAGCCGGGCCCGGGGGTGGGCGGCTACATCGGGCCACAGATGGTCTACGAACCAGGCGAGCGGCACCTCAACGGCTGGCAGGCCCTCGACTACGCCCGCCAGCGTTACCTGCCCGGTGGTGACTACGCCCGGCAACGCCACCACCAGCAGCTGATCCGGGCGCTGATCGGAAAGATCCTCGATGCGAACCTGGCCCGGCAGCCCGAGCGGGTCGAACAGGTGGTCGCGGCGCTCGGCGACGCACTGTTCTACGTCGGCGGCCCGCGGATCGTGGACTTCGCGTACGCCCTGGGCTCGTTGTCGCCGCGGGCGGTCACGCTGGTCGGACTGCCCGGCGCGTCGGTGGGTCGGGGCAGCGCCTACCGGGGCGAGGAACTGACCTCGGTCGGCCGCCGTTTCCTCACCGAACTGCGCGCCGGCAGAGTCGACGCGTTCCTGGCCGACAATCCGAAACTGAAGGTGAAGAGCTGACCGGACCCGCCACCGGGCGATGAAACGCCTCACCCGGTGGCGGAAGGTCACCTAGAGACGCTTTGGCGTGGCGGGCTTCTTCTTGCCGTAGAGCCAGGCGTCGAAGAGCTTCTTCAGCTTCTCACCGGAGATCCGCTCCGCCAGCGCCACGAACTCCTCCGTGGTGCCGTTGGCGTCACGCTTCTCCCGCGCCCAGGTCTTGAGGATCTCGAAGAACGCCTTGTCGCCCACGGACACCCGCAACGCGTGCACCGTCATCGCACCGCGCTGGTAGACCGACTCGCTGAACATGTTCTTCACCCCCGGCTTGCCCGGCGGCGTACGCCAGACCTCCGCCGGCACCCGCGCCATCCGGATCTCGAACGCCTCCTTCGCGGTGAACTCGTCGGTGTGCTCGGCCCACAACCATTCGGCGTACGACGAGAGACCCTCGTTGAGCCAGATGTCCTGCCACCGGCTCAACGCCACACTGTTGCCGAACCACTGGTGGGCGACCTCGTGCGCGACGACGCCGGTGTTCTCGCCCCGCCGGAAGAAGCCCGCCGAGTAGACCGACCGGCTCTGCGTCTCCAACGCGTACCGGATCCGCTCGTCCGACACGACCACACCGCCGTACGCCTCGACCGGGTACGGGCCGAAGACGGTTTCCAGGTAGTCGGCCACCTTGAGGGTCTTGGCCATTGACGCGTCCGCTGCGCCCTTGGAGACCTTCGTGGTCACCGCGTTGAACACCGGCCGTCCCTTGTGGCTGCCCTCGGTGATCCGGAACTTTCCGATCGCCACCATGCTCAGGTAGCTGGCCATCGGCGTGTTCTCGGCCCAGCGCCAGGTGGTCCAGCCGGCGCTGCTGGTCTTGCCGTCCGGAACACCGTTGCTGATCGCGGTCAGCCCCTTCGGGACGGTGATCTCGAACCGGTAGGTGGCCTTGTCCGACGGGTGATCGTTCACCGGGAACCAGGTGCTGGCCGACTCGGGCTGGCCGAGCGCGATCGCGCCGTCGCTGGTGTGCAGCCAGCCACCCTCACCGACCGCCTCGTTCTTCAGCGACTTCGGCTTGCCCGCGTACGTGATCTCGGCGGTGAAGTCCCGGCCGGACACCAGCCCCTCGGCCGGAGCGACGACCAGTTCGTTCTTCTCCTGCCGGTGTTGTGCCGGCGCACCGTCCACCGTGACCGCGCTGACCTTCAGGTGCGCCAGGTCGAGGTTGAACGACGACAGGTCGGCCGTTGCCTTGGCCTGGACCGTGGTGACGCCGCTCAACTGGTCCTTCGCCGGGTCGTAGCGAACCTTCACCGTGTAGCCGGCGACGTCGTAGCCGCCGTTGCCGTAGCTGGGGAAGTACGGATCCCCGGCCCCCGCGGCACCGGGTCGGAAGTCCGGTGCCGGCGTCGCCGACTCGCTCGGCGTTGCCGCGCTCGGCTCTGTCTCCTCCGGGGCGGCCGAATCACAGCCGGTCAGCCCCAACGTCCCCACCAGCAGCAGAGCCACGCTCCGCCGAAGGTGCGTCCGCACACCTGTCATCGCACGTCCTCCCCGTGACACGTGACCGACCGACCGTCGGCCCGCGCGACCGACCGTCCGATCGCAGGCCGCAGCCTACCGATCAAGTGATCACTGGAAGAACGTCGATCCGGCAGTGGCCGCGAGCCGTTCGCCGGCCGACACTGGTCGGGCGGACGAGGCACCCGTCAGGGCAGGGTTGGGGGCGGGTGCGGCGGTGCTGTCAGGGCAGGGTTGGGGGCGGGTGCGGCGGTGCTGTCAGGGCATGGTTGGGACGGCTGAGCCCGTCAGGGCAGGGCGGGTGCGGCGGTGCCGGTCAGCCAGGCATCGAAGAACGGGCCCAACTCACGCCCGGAGACCCGCTCGGCCAGGGCGACGAAGTCGGCGGTGGTGGCCGTGCCGTCCCGACGCTCGCTGGTCCACGTCCGCAGCATCTCGAAGAAGGCGTCATCGCCGACGGTACGCCGCAGCGCGTGCACGGCCAGCGCCCCGCGCTTGTAGACAGCGGTGCTGAACATCTGACCGGGTCCGGGATCGAGGGTGCGCCGGGACCAGTCGGTGGCCGCGTACTGGATCTCGAAGTTGCGGTGGGCGCTGCGCCCGCCGTCGTGCTCCTCCCACAGCCACTCGGCGTAGCTGGCGAAGCCCTCGTTGAGCCAGATGTCACCCCAGCGGGCCAGCGCCACACTGTTGCCGAACCACTGGTGGGCCAACTCGTGGGCGACCACGCTGTAGTTCGGCTCGCCGCCCCGGAAGAACCCCGGTCCGTAGACCGGCCGGGACTGGGTCTCCAGCGCGTACCCGATCCGGCCGTCGGAGACCACCACGCCGCCGTACGACTCGAAGGGGTACGGCCCGAAGCGGGTGGTCAGGAAGTCGGCGATCTCACCGGTGCGGGCCAGTGAGGCAGCCGCCGGCCCGGTCGCCGGCAGTCCAACCGGCACGGCGGTGACCATCGGCCGGCCGGCGTGCTCGCCGGTCTGCACCCGGTAGTCGCCGATCACCAGCGTGGTGAGGTAGCTCGCCATCGGTGAGCGCTCGGCCCAGCGCCAGGTGGTCCAGCCGTCGGCGCTGGTCCGTTCCCCGGGCACCCCGTTGCTGAGCGCGGCGAGCCCGTCCGGGACGGTCACCGCGAGGTCGTAGGTGGCCTTGTCCGACGGATGGTCGTTGACCGGGAACCAGGTGGCCGCCGAGTGCGGTTGGCCGAGGGCGATCGCGCCGTCGTCGGTGTGCTGGAAGCCGCCACTGCCCAGCACACCGTCGGCGTCCGCCTCGGGCACGCCGCCGTAGGCGACCTCCACCGTGAACCGGCTGCCGGAGTCGAGCCCTCGGGCCGGGGTGACCACCAGTTCATCGTCGTTCCGTCGGTGCTCGGCCGAGGCACCGTCCACGGTCACCGAGTCGACCTTCAACCCGGACAGGTCCAGGTTGAAGCGGGACAGTCCGTGGGTCGCGGTCGCGGTGATCTCGGCGCTGCCGGTGAGCCGGTCGTCCGCCGGGTCGTAGCGCACCCCGAGCCGGTAGTGGGCGACGTCGTACCCGCCGTTGCCGCTGCCCGGCACGTACGGGTCGCCGAGGTCGGCACTGCCCGCCCGGAACTCGCCCGGTCCCGCCGCCTCCCGGTCGCTAATGCCGCCGACCACCAGCACCATCGCCGCCACCACGGCAACGACCACCGCCGCCGCACCGGCCC
Proteins encoded in this region:
- a CDS encoding M1 family metallopeptidase translates to MVLVVGGISDREAAGPGEFRAGSADLGDPYVPGSGNGGYDVAHYRLGVRYDPADDRLTGSAEITATATHGLSRFNLDLSGLKVDSVTVDGASAEHRRNDDELVVTPARGLDSGSRFTVEVAYGGVPEADADGVLGSGGFQHTDDGAIALGQPHSAATWFPVNDHPSDKATYDLAVTVPDGLAALSNGVPGERTSADGWTTWRWAERSPMASYLTTLVIGDYRVQTGEHAGRPMVTAVPVGLPATGPAAASLARTGEIADFLTTRFGPYPFESYGGVVVSDGRIGYALETQSRPVYGPGFFRGGEPNYSVVAHELAHQWFGNSVALARWGDIWLNEGFASYAEWLWEEHDGGRSAHRNFEIQYAATDWSRRTLDPGPGQMFSTAVYKRGALAVHALRRTVGDDAFFEMLRTWTSERRDGTATTADFVALAERVSGRELGPFFDAWLTGTAAPALP
- a CDS encoding M1 family metallopeptidase — translated: MTGVRTHLRRSVALLLVGTLGLTGCDSAAPEETEPSAATPSESATPAPDFRPGAAGAGDPYFPSYGNGGYDVAGYTVKVRYDPAKDQLSGVTTVQAKATADLSSFNLDLAHLKVSAVTVDGAPAQHRQEKNELVVAPAEGLVSGRDFTAEITYAGKPKSLKNEAVGEGGWLHTSDGAIALGQPESASTWFPVNDHPSDKATYRFEITVPKGLTAISNGVPDGKTSSAGWTTWRWAENTPMASYLSMVAIGKFRITEGSHKGRPVFNAVTTKVSKGAADASMAKTLKVADYLETVFGPYPVEAYGGVVVSDERIRYALETQSRSVYSAGFFRRGENTGVVAHEVAHQWFGNSVALSRWQDIWLNEGLSSYAEWLWAEHTDEFTAKEAFEIRMARVPAEVWRTPPGKPGVKNMFSESVYQRGAMTVHALRVSVGDKAFFEILKTWAREKRDANGTTEEFVALAERISGEKLKKLFDAWLYGKKKPATPKRL
- a CDS encoding LCP family protein, whose protein sequence is MMLGADRRRLTFVLAGLVTLVVVAVIGVVVARTGSDDRRTPTAATGGPSGSPSPSPTPSPSPPPGADITGPLNLLLVGVDTRVSVPDWEPHADAVLVLHVPAGLSKAYLFSLPRDLVVDIPAYKPAGYPGGRTKLTHAMSYGSRVADRPKRPDPAQGYELLRRTVSDYTGLRIDAGAVLTFGGFDELVDSLGGVDIRVDQRVVSRHRQPDGKHRKPGPGVGGYIGPQMVYEPGERHLNGWQALDYARQRYLPGGDYARQRHHQQLIRALIGKILDANLARQPERVEQVVAALGDALFYVGGPRIVDFAYALGSLSPRAVTLVGLPGASVGRGSAYRGEELTSVGRRFLTELRAGRVDAFLADNPKLKVKS